From a single Pseudomonas sp. A34-9 genomic region:
- a CDS encoding minor capsid protein: protein MAANQAILDATIRHAVFLEQLKSGEVAKFAPFLKEIDRSIRERLTRADLTDYTVARLERLLSEVDSLLLGIFDRYSEKLNLDLVDIANYEAEFEATSLTRAAPVGVSFDAAVPGAAAIRAAILTNPLSVRGADGGKLLKSFIDGFTATERQRLTGAIRQGFFEGQTNFQIITNIRGTKALKYNDGILATTNRNAGAIVRTAVQHVATQARMETLKANSDVVPSVEWVSTLDSKTTSQCRTLDKRRFKLTEGPRPPIHISCRSTVVAVTRFSALFAEGATRASIGDSGAQQVRADLSYYDWLKQQPAAFQDKAIGPVRAKLFRQGGLSVERFAELQLDRNFSPLTLAQMRTLEPLAFERAGLQL, encoded by the coding sequence ATGGCGGCAAACCAAGCAATCCTTGATGCCACGATCCGGCACGCCGTCTTCCTCGAGCAATTGAAGTCGGGGGAGGTGGCGAAGTTCGCGCCGTTCCTCAAGGAGATCGACCGCTCGATCCGTGAGCGGCTGACCCGGGCCGACCTGACGGATTACACCGTCGCTCGGCTTGAGCGGCTGCTGAGCGAGGTCGACAGCCTGCTGCTGGGCATCTTCGACCGGTACAGCGAGAAGCTGAACCTCGATTTGGTGGATATCGCCAACTACGAGGCCGAGTTTGAGGCGACCAGCCTGACCCGGGCCGCGCCGGTTGGCGTTTCGTTCGACGCGGCGGTACCAGGTGCAGCGGCAATCCGCGCTGCAATCCTCACCAACCCACTCAGCGTGCGCGGCGCGGACGGCGGCAAGCTGCTCAAGTCGTTCATTGATGGCTTCACCGCTACTGAGCGGCAACGCCTCACTGGCGCGATTCGGCAGGGCTTCTTCGAAGGCCAAACCAACTTCCAGATCATCACGAACATTCGCGGCACCAAGGCGCTGAAGTACAACGACGGCATCCTGGCCACGACCAACCGCAACGCCGGCGCCATCGTGCGGACGGCGGTGCAGCACGTCGCCACCCAAGCGCGCATGGAGACGCTGAAAGCGAACTCCGATGTCGTGCCGTCGGTGGAATGGGTCAGCACGCTGGATTCGAAGACGACCAGCCAGTGCCGGACGCTCGACAAGCGCCGTTTCAAGCTAACCGAAGGACCGAGACCACCGATCCACATCAGCTGCCGTTCGACGGTGGTGGCGGTGACTCGCTTCAGCGCGCTTTTCGCCGAGGGTGCCACGCGGGCATCCATCGGCGATAGCGGCGCGCAGCAGGTAAGGGCAGACCTTAGCTACTACGACTGGCTCAAGCAGCAGCCAGCAGCGTTTCAGGACAAGGCCATCGGCCCGGTTCGGGCGAAGCTGTTTCGCCAAGGCGGCCTGAGCGTCGAACGCTTCGCCGAGCTGCAGCTTGATAGAAATTTTTCACCTCTGACGCTCGCACAGATGAGGACTCTTGAGCCTCTGGCGTTCGAGCGTGCTGGCTTACAACTCTGA
- a CDS encoding DUF6388 family protein, with translation MITNDEVYELATKIYLKGNASLQAALAALDPNEADALGITDEQQRDQFLQLALQAAAADRGLLPWAYMLTLVETSGVDVRHFREKAAREEAEALGLDKLI, from the coding sequence GATGAAGTGTACGAACTGGCCACGAAGATTTATCTAAAGGGAAATGCATCCTTGCAGGCTGCGCTAGCGGCGCTGGACCCCAATGAAGCTGATGCCCTAGGAATTACTGACGAGCAGCAGCGCGATCAGTTTTTACAACTGGCACTCCAAGCCGCCGCTGCCGATCGTGGTCTTCTTCCTTGGGCGTATATGCTGACTCTCGTAGAGACAAGTGGAGTCGACGTTCGGCACTTTCGTGAAAAGGCAGCTCGCGAAGAAGCTGAAGCCCTCGGATTGGATAAGCTGATCTAG
- a CDS encoding YdaS family helix-turn-helix protein: MTLLELIRSLEPAQLDALAERSGTSVGNLKQIAYGYRLAGPGLAINLDRESGRAVTCEELRPDIDWAYLRNSPTSSEQSAA, from the coding sequence ATGACGCTACTCGAACTCATCCGCTCCTTGGAGCCGGCGCAACTGGATGCTCTAGCGGAGCGAAGCGGTACAAGCGTTGGCAACCTCAAACAGATTGCTTACGGATACCGACTCGCAGGACCTGGCCTGGCGATCAATCTTGATCGCGAGTCGGGGAGGGCGGTGACGTGTGAAGAACTGCGTCCTGATATCGACTGGGCTTATCTGCGCAATTCACCTACCAGCTCCGAGCAATCTGCCGCCTGA
- a CDS encoding chemotaxis protein: MDPTDLGPGTATWLGGSATVILGGLLWLRKFLSKDAADRAMDNADIGTVRRLNELLDSERTARKEAEARADQFAKERNDLAASVGRMEGKIEALTSQVAQLTERVTLQSDEITRLRNKLGGAV, translated from the coding sequence ATGGATCCTACTGACCTCGGCCCAGGCACAGCTACCTGGCTGGGCGGTAGTGCCACGGTGATACTCGGCGGGCTGCTGTGGTTGCGGAAATTCCTCTCGAAGGATGCCGCAGACCGGGCAATGGACAACGCCGATATCGGCACCGTCCGCCGCCTCAATGAACTGCTCGATTCGGAGCGCACCGCCCGAAAGGAAGCGGAGGCTCGTGCCGATCAGTTCGCAAAAGAGCGCAACGACCTGGCTGCTTCGGTTGGCCGCATGGAAGGGAAGATTGAAGCGTTGACCAGTCAGGTCGCCCAGCTCACGGAGCGAGTGACCCTGCAGAGCGACGAGATCACCCGTCTGCGGAACAAGCTCGGAGGTGCTGTGTGA
- a CDS encoding DUF4055 domain-containing protein → MSDVTFTRPEYDAAKNRWRLVRDVCKGSETIKAAGDMYLPRPNAADTSQDNRERYDAYKKRAVFYNATGRTKHSLVGAVFRTWPTLTVPSALDYVAKNIDGQGVSVYQQSQSVIGHLLEVGRHGLLVDYAAVEAGTVSKADELSGRARANIASYTAESIINWKTRQVGGQHLLSLVVLRETVDVDTDDGFGSEKVVQYRVLRLDFSGKYTQEVWEEGPSATTQKVAPFTPLNGLGRPWQVIPFQFVGSENNDTSIDDSPLYDMAEINIGHYRNSADYEEAAYLVGQPQPWMSGLSDQWRDHLEKEGIYLGSRAPWLLPQGGACGMMQAQPNAVAKEAMESKKQDMVSLGARLIERGSAVKTATQADNDSAAEHSVLSLVVSNVSEAYSQCLAWMAEFVNAAGEVVYKLNQDFSQITLDPTVLVALFNAVQGGKLPEGDFWQYLRDRGVINPEKTDDEIRDELEAQSTGPALDDDEVIPNGGKPSNP, encoded by the coding sequence ATGAGCGACGTCACTTTCACTCGCCCCGAGTACGACGCGGCGAAAAATCGCTGGCGCTTGGTGCGCGACGTCTGCAAAGGCTCGGAGACCATCAAGGCCGCTGGCGATATGTATCTGCCGCGTCCCAATGCTGCTGATACCAGCCAGGACAACAGGGAACGCTACGACGCGTACAAAAAGCGGGCTGTGTTCTACAACGCCACCGGCCGCACCAAGCACAGTCTGGTCGGCGCGGTGTTTCGCACCTGGCCAACCCTTACGGTTCCGTCGGCGCTCGATTACGTGGCGAAGAACATCGATGGGCAGGGCGTGAGCGTTTATCAGCAATCCCAGTCGGTGATCGGGCATCTGCTTGAGGTCGGGCGTCACGGGCTTCTGGTGGACTACGCCGCGGTTGAGGCTGGAACAGTCAGCAAGGCCGACGAGCTTTCCGGTCGTGCCCGCGCGAACATCGCCAGTTACACCGCAGAGTCGATTATCAACTGGAAGACGCGCCAAGTTGGCGGCCAGCACCTCCTGAGCCTCGTCGTGTTGCGCGAAACAGTCGACGTCGATACGGACGACGGTTTCGGCAGTGAGAAGGTCGTTCAATACCGTGTGTTGCGCCTCGACTTCTCTGGCAAGTACACGCAGGAAGTCTGGGAAGAGGGGCCGAGCGCCACAACTCAGAAGGTCGCGCCGTTCACACCATTGAACGGCCTGGGCCGACCTTGGCAGGTGATCCCGTTCCAGTTCGTTGGCAGCGAGAACAACGACACGAGCATCGACGATTCACCTCTGTACGACATGGCTGAGATCAACATCGGCCATTACCGGAACAGCGCGGATTATGAAGAGGCTGCCTACCTGGTTGGGCAGCCTCAGCCATGGATGTCTGGCCTGAGCGATCAATGGCGCGATCACTTGGAGAAAGAAGGCATCTACCTCGGCTCCAGGGCGCCATGGTTGCTTCCTCAAGGCGGTGCCTGCGGCATGATGCAGGCACAGCCTAACGCTGTCGCCAAGGAGGCCATGGAGTCCAAGAAGCAGGACATGGTTTCGCTAGGCGCCCGACTGATTGAGCGTGGCAGCGCGGTGAAGACCGCCACCCAGGCCGACAACGACAGCGCCGCCGAACATAGCGTCCTGTCTCTGGTGGTCAGCAACGTCAGCGAGGCCTACAGCCAGTGCCTGGCGTGGATGGCTGAGTTCGTGAATGCTGCCGGCGAGGTGGTCTACAAGCTCAATCAGGACTTCAGCCAGATCACCCTTGATCCTACGGTTCTGGTTGCGCTGTTCAACGCGGTGCAGGGCGGCAAGCTGCCGGAAGGTGATTTCTGGCAGTACCTGCGCGATCGCGGCGTGATCAACCCGGAGAAGACCGACGACGAAATCCGGGACGAACTCGAAGCGCAGAGCACCGGGCCAGCCCTGGATGATGACGAGGTAATCCCGAATGGCGGCAAACCAAGCAATCCTTGA
- a CDS encoding zeta toxin family protein: protein MTRDELLIEEAAFEFARLNRSALARRIADTNIFPPEDYPITVFMAGSPGAGKTEISKALVEIIEEGDNDVQARRVLRIDPDDFRVLIPGYNGSNSFLFQRAVTKILEKVLDRAFEKRISFILDGTLANINVARRNIDRVLGNRLAAQIMYVYQRPELAWKFVRAREITEGRNIPMDEFVKQYLAARRNIVEIRRSYGESLIVNLLVKNTDGTDGAYEGDVTADQIDDLIPETYDHIELIELLTEAEKNECS from the coding sequence ATGACGAGAGACGAATTATTGATAGAGGAGGCAGCCTTCGAATTTGCAAGGCTTAATAGATCCGCTCTCGCCAGACGGATTGCCGACACCAACATTTTCCCACCAGAAGACTATCCGATCACCGTTTTTATGGCAGGCTCACCAGGTGCGGGAAAGACGGAGATCTCCAAAGCGCTCGTGGAAATCATTGAGGAAGGCGATAACGATGTTCAGGCCAGAAGGGTCCTGCGCATAGATCCAGACGACTTTCGAGTTTTAATACCAGGATACAATGGTAGCAATTCTTTTTTATTCCAAAGAGCCGTTACGAAAATTCTTGAAAAAGTGCTAGATCGAGCTTTTGAAAAGCGTATCTCCTTTATTCTTGATGGCACGCTGGCCAACATAAATGTAGCAAGACGTAATATTGACCGAGTATTGGGCAATCGCCTAGCCGCCCAAATTATGTATGTTTATCAACGACCTGAGTTGGCGTGGAAATTTGTTAGGGCTAGGGAAATTACAGAGGGGCGGAACATCCCAATGGATGAGTTCGTCAAACAGTACTTGGCAGCCAGAAGGAACATTGTCGAGATAAGGCGTTCCTATGGGGAAAGCTTGATCGTCAATTTGCTCGTCAAAAACACTGATGGCACTGATGGAGCGTACGAAGGCGACGTTACGGCGGACCAGATTGACGATCTGATACCTGAGACCTATGATCACATTGAGCTTATAGAGCTCTTAACTGAGGCAGAGAAAAATGAGTGCAGCTAA
- a CDS encoding ATP-binding protein, with translation MAKALGACKNYVAQFTDNYAAGRSLVLSGNVGNGKTHLACAMVQAVIREHGAQAVIVTAAEIIRVFKRAMDRSSEYSDKDVLDELASFDLLVIDEIGAQSGSAYELGVLHEVIDRRYQLVLPTVVVSNLAAADLARYIGDRALDRLRQAGGKAIGFNWASARGAV, from the coding sequence ATGGCCAAAGCTCTAGGTGCCTGTAAAAACTATGTTGCCCAATTTACCGACAACTATGCCGCCGGCCGTTCACTTGTCCTTTCCGGCAATGTCGGTAACGGGAAAACCCATCTTGCTTGCGCGATGGTCCAGGCAGTCATCCGTGAGCATGGAGCTCAAGCGGTAATCGTCACCGCAGCTGAGATCATCCGCGTCTTCAAGAGAGCGATGGATCGCAGCTCCGAGTATTCGGACAAAGATGTCCTCGACGAGCTGGCGAGTTTCGACTTGCTGGTGATTGATGAAATTGGTGCTCAAAGCGGCAGCGCATATGAACTAGGTGTTCTTCATGAGGTGATCGATCGCCGTTACCAGCTTGTCTTGCCAACTGTCGTGGTTTCCAACTTGGCTGCTGCGGATCTAGCTCGTTACATCGGAGACCGAGCGCTCGACCGCCTGCGCCAGGCCGGCGGGAAGGCTATTGGTTTCAACTGGGCATCCGCGCGAGGTGCTGTATGA
- a CDS encoding antiterminator Q family protein, which translates to MKKRTYIGKPLGDTEWMLEQWGFWRMDGMGVPSYISPLYALIRDNTPCEGGVKEYSMTDDLALVLDGAVARLTIRDQQMGNFIWLYFGAKWPALRIGRENGIGEAKAREVIKAGVAWIDCALETIREAA; encoded by the coding sequence ATGAAAAAACGAACGTACATCGGTAAGCCCTTGGGAGATACCGAGTGGATGCTGGAGCAGTGGGGCTTTTGGCGAATGGACGGGATGGGCGTGCCAAGCTACATATCGCCGCTCTACGCACTGATCCGTGACAACACACCGTGCGAGGGTGGGGTGAAGGAGTACTCAATGACCGATGATCTGGCTCTCGTGTTGGACGGGGCAGTCGCCCGTCTGACGATACGCGATCAGCAGATGGGAAATTTCATCTGGTTGTACTTTGGCGCGAAGTGGCCAGCTTTGAGGATTGGCAGGGAAAATGGCATAGGCGAGGCGAAGGCTCGTGAAGTCATTAAGGCCGGAGTAGCATGGATCGATTGCGCTTTAGAGACGATTCGCGAGGCTGCGTAG
- a CDS encoding DUF3077 domain-containing protein produces MKQNTASQEKLNAGAVKVPLTVENSFVSCNVERQELFAVRPGIPAVDALNQASCILYSVRESLCEAGMQTLVISPSQAWLLHMAVESAKAVIDAVGEGLEKLA; encoded by the coding sequence ATGAAACAGAATACGGCATCACAGGAAAAACTCAATGCTGGCGCCGTCAAGGTGCCACTCACCGTTGAGAACTCATTCGTTAGCTGTAATGTCGAGAGACAGGAGTTGTTTGCGGTGCGCCCAGGAATTCCTGCCGTGGATGCGCTTAACCAGGCGTCCTGCATTCTCTACAGCGTGAGGGAGTCGCTGTGTGAGGCCGGGATGCAAACGCTGGTCATATCTCCAAGCCAAGCATGGTTGCTCCACATGGCGGTCGAGTCAGCCAAAGCGGTTATTGACGCTGTGGGTGAAGGCCTGGAGAAGCTCGCATGA
- a CDS encoding DnaB-like helicase C-terminal domain-containing protein, which yields MTRELFSDEAEHALLGAMMLDSDLFDSITAQVQVSDFHDPENAALFQTMIGCHAAGCPVDPVTLHDFAEYLPSGTRTMAYAGELARNTPSTANWKAYAKVVTERAVLRRLVDAADAVRELATENRPVAEIIANAQQAMADLRDLQTGEPDFKRMDEVVARNVDTIDAKFNKTVQSGLSTGLVDLDKLIRGLRKKTVTIVAGLPGSGKTTLGLQIAQHIACSGAGVGMVFSLEMPEEELGNRALASIGGIDLRKLDDGQLQDDDWPRLTSAVSKILDVPLFVSDKSGLTVARIRSIARQVQRAHGLDVVVIDYIGLIGSNGKAFNRTSELGKISTGIVNIAKELEVPVILLAQLNRNSTNRPGKKPIASDLRDSGQIEADAHCIILVHRDNDSEEGQNGVTELIMPKCRHAPVGSCLVQQQGQYARFVNFAGNREPSDEEVEMNRPFASKYRGSTQ from the coding sequence ATGACACGAGAACTGTTTAGCGATGAGGCGGAGCACGCTTTGTTGGGCGCTATGATGTTGGACTCCGACTTATTCGACTCCATTACAGCCCAAGTGCAGGTGTCGGACTTCCATGACCCAGAGAATGCTGCGCTGTTCCAGACGATGATTGGCTGTCACGCGGCAGGATGTCCCGTCGACCCTGTAACGCTGCATGACTTCGCCGAATATTTGCCAAGCGGCACCCGCACCATGGCATATGCGGGCGAGCTCGCCCGCAACACGCCCAGCACCGCCAACTGGAAGGCTTACGCCAAGGTTGTAACAGAGCGGGCCGTGCTGCGCCGCCTTGTGGATGCTGCTGACGCGGTGCGCGAACTAGCAACCGAGAATCGACCGGTTGCCGAGATCATAGCCAACGCCCAGCAGGCAATGGCCGATCTGCGCGACCTGCAAACCGGTGAACCGGACTTTAAGCGGATGGATGAGGTGGTAGCGCGCAACGTTGACACCATCGACGCAAAGTTCAACAAAACGGTGCAGTCAGGTTTGTCTACCGGGTTGGTGGATCTGGACAAGCTCATCCGCGGCCTGCGGAAAAAGACCGTCACCATAGTGGCCGGGCTGCCAGGGAGCGGTAAAACCACGCTCGGCCTGCAGATAGCCCAGCACATCGCCTGCAGCGGTGCCGGAGTCGGCATGGTGTTCTCGTTGGAAATGCCGGAGGAAGAGCTGGGCAACCGCGCGCTCGCGTCAATTGGCGGCATCGACCTGCGAAAACTCGATGACGGACAGCTGCAGGACGATGACTGGCCGCGCCTGACCTCGGCGGTTAGCAAGATCCTTGATGTTCCGCTGTTCGTTTCCGACAAATCTGGGCTGACGGTGGCGCGCATCCGCAGCATTGCTCGCCAGGTGCAGCGCGCTCATGGACTCGACGTGGTGGTGATCGATTACATCGGACTGATCGGCTCCAATGGCAAGGCGTTCAACCGCACTTCGGAGCTGGGAAAAATCTCGACCGGCATCGTGAACATTGCCAAGGAGCTGGAGGTGCCTGTGATCCTGCTGGCGCAACTGAACCGCAACTCGACGAACCGCCCGGGTAAGAAGCCAATCGCCTCTGACCTGCGTGACTCTGGACAGATCGAGGCGGACGCTCACTGCATCATCCTCGTTCACCGCGACAATGACTCCGAAGAGGGGCAGAACGGCGTTACCGAATTGATCATGCCCAAATGTAGGCATGCGCCGGTCGGCTCCTGTCTCGTTCAGCAGCAAGGCCAGTACGCCCGTTTCGTTAACTTCGCCGGTAACCGGGAGCCGTCTGACGAAGAGGTCGAGATGAATCGCCCCTTCGCTAGTAAGTACAGGGGAAGTACTCAATGA
- a CDS encoding phage antirepressor KilAC domain-containing protein gives MNNSLSQHGYPAGAASHFQIHQHVSRTMSSIDISELVGSRHDSVKRTIERLQEKGVVSFTPSVETSHEGAGARPVEVYLVNKRDSFIIVAQLCPEFTARLVDRWQELEEHLVKPDYSAALSDPRTLLALLTENVTKVVALEANNTELIKENHLLEVKVEQDAPKVAFHDMVTVSHKTYNAAQAAKIIGTGRTRLLQFMRQKGWVTRSNEPYQAKIEAGLLDVKLGTFEHPLEGTVPTCSTLITGKGLTKLQAMWLSREEDLLS, from the coding sequence ATGAACAATTCCTTAAGCCAACATGGGTATCCAGCCGGCGCAGCGTCACATTTTCAGATTCACCAGCATGTGTCGCGGACTATGTCTTCCATTGATATTTCCGAGCTTGTCGGGTCGCGCCACGATAGCGTGAAGCGCACCATCGAACGCCTTCAGGAGAAGGGGGTTGTGAGCTTTACACCGTCGGTGGAAACCTCACACGAAGGTGCAGGCGCGCGGCCCGTGGAAGTTTACTTGGTCAACAAGCGCGACAGCTTCATTATCGTCGCCCAGCTATGCCCAGAGTTCACGGCTCGCCTGGTCGATCGCTGGCAGGAGCTGGAAGAGCACCTTGTAAAACCTGACTACTCTGCAGCCCTTAGCGATCCCCGTACGCTCCTTGCATTGCTCACTGAAAACGTTACGAAGGTCGTCGCGTTAGAGGCGAACAACACTGAACTGATCAAGGAGAACCACCTGTTGGAGGTGAAAGTGGAGCAGGACGCTCCGAAGGTGGCATTCCACGACATGGTCACGGTGTCGCACAAGACGTACAACGCAGCCCAGGCAGCAAAGATCATTGGTACCGGCCGTACGCGCCTGCTGCAGTTCATGCGCCAGAAGGGGTGGGTGACGAGGAGTAATGAGCCTTACCAAGCGAAGATCGAAGCGGGCCTGCTTGATGTGAAACTGGGTACGTTCGAGCATCCTTTAGAGGGCACAGTCCCAACCTGTTCAACGCTGATCACCGGAAAGGGGCTCACCAAGCTTCAGGCCATGTGGCTGAGCAGGGAAGAGGACTTGCTTTCCTAG
- a CDS encoding phage regulatory CII family protein, which produces MEQVHRAIHEAVLDAGPKQLAHLMGMSHTALLNRSNPNDDSHRLNLEQFLQILVHSKNPEPLQLLAGALGYELVPQVKPEGVSLVQALVNLAAESGDVSRAVHDALADGRVTQIEKAGIQKEIGHVRESLLVLEESVRAA; this is translated from the coding sequence ATGGAACAGGTACATCGCGCAATTCATGAAGCAGTGCTTGATGCGGGTCCTAAGCAACTGGCGCACCTGATGGGCATGAGCCACACCGCGTTGCTCAACCGCAGTAACCCAAATGACGATTCGCACCGACTGAACCTGGAGCAGTTCCTACAGATTCTGGTGCACAGCAAGAACCCTGAACCATTGCAGCTACTTGCGGGGGCTTTGGGTTACGAGTTGGTACCCCAGGTGAAGCCTGAAGGGGTCAGCTTGGTGCAAGCGTTGGTGAACTTGGCAGCAGAGTCTGGCGACGTTTCTCGCGCTGTCCACGATGCCCTGGCGGATGGTCGTGTGACCCAAATTGAGAAGGCAGGAATCCAGAAGGAAATCGGCCATGTGCGCGAGAGCTTGCTGGTTTTGGAGGAGTCCGTGAGGGCCGCGTGA
- a CDS encoding terminase, with the protein MKPEHMKLLRDKRWRLNNLYFITDKQGKKVRFRMTDEQIEYFDGMHTRNIILKARQLGFTTECCIIQLDAALFESAKCALIAHTLNDAKRLFREKVKYAYDNLPKEIRAANPASNDAAGELVFSKGGSLYVSTSFRGGTLRYLHVSEFGKICAKFPHKAREIVTGAFEAVATDCFVTIESTAEGRAGYFFDYSQSAEKQLLSGTPLGKLDWKFFFFSWWKNKAYWLDPAEAVIPQRLTDYFSELFAKHGIDTNPGQRAWYAAKEKTLGDDMKREYPSLPAEAFQQSIEGAYYAQQFNKLYAAQRIGTLPDNSHLPVMTFWDIGVSDSTAIWFVRQVGEEFHVIDYYENSGEGLRHYMKVLKDKGYTYSEHWGPHDIDNREFGSDAKTRRELAREGYEIDGEKYSMTFEIVPKIGINDGIEQVREILPKCVFDEARCEEGIGCLENYKKEWDDKRGCWKNNPLHDWTSHGSDAFRYFAVAKSARKPATKIRMGFAR; encoded by the coding sequence ATGAAGCCCGAGCACATGAAGCTGCTCCGGGATAAGCGTTGGCGGTTGAACAATCTCTACTTCATCACTGATAAGCAGGGCAAGAAAGTCCGCTTCCGGATGACGGACGAGCAGATTGAATACTTCGATGGGATGCATACCCGCAACATCATCCTGAAGGCTCGTCAGCTCGGCTTTACGACTGAGTGCTGCATCATCCAGCTCGACGCTGCTCTGTTCGAGTCGGCGAAGTGCGCGTTGATCGCCCATACCCTGAACGACGCCAAGCGCTTGTTCCGGGAAAAGGTGAAGTACGCCTACGACAACCTGCCGAAAGAGATCCGGGCGGCGAATCCGGCGAGCAACGACGCCGCCGGCGAGCTGGTGTTCAGCAAGGGCGGCTCGCTCTATGTCAGCACCTCATTCCGGGGCGGCACGCTGCGTTACCTGCACGTCTCTGAGTTCGGGAAGATCTGCGCCAAGTTTCCGCACAAGGCGCGCGAGATCGTCACCGGTGCCTTTGAGGCGGTGGCCACTGACTGCTTTGTCACGATCGAATCAACGGCAGAGGGCCGGGCCGGTTACTTCTTCGACTACTCACAGAGCGCCGAGAAGCAACTGCTGTCCGGTACGCCGCTCGGCAAGCTGGACTGGAAGTTCTTCTTCTTCAGCTGGTGGAAGAACAAGGCCTACTGGCTCGACCCGGCCGAGGCGGTTATTCCGCAGCGCCTGACCGACTACTTCAGCGAGCTATTCGCCAAGCACGGCATCGACACGAATCCTGGCCAACGCGCCTGGTATGCCGCCAAGGAGAAGACCCTCGGCGACGACATGAAGCGGGAATATCCGTCTCTGCCGGCGGAGGCGTTCCAGCAGTCGATCGAGGGCGCTTACTACGCTCAGCAGTTCAACAAGCTGTATGCCGCACAGCGCATCGGCACGCTGCCAGACAACAGCCATCTGCCGGTGATGACCTTCTGGGACATCGGCGTCAGCGACTCCACGGCCATCTGGTTCGTGCGTCAGGTTGGCGAAGAGTTTCACGTCATTGATTATTACGAGAACTCAGGCGAGGGCCTGCGGCACTACATGAAGGTGCTCAAGGACAAGGGTTACACCTACTCCGAGCACTGGGGGCCGCACGACATCGACAACCGCGAGTTCGGCAGCGATGCCAAGACTCGCCGAGAGCTGGCCCGCGAGGGTTATGAGATCGACGGCGAGAAGTACAGCATGACCTTCGAGATAGTCCCCAAAATTGGCATCAACGACGGCATCGAACAGGTTCGCGAGATCTTGCCGAAGTGCGTGTTCGACGAGGCCAGGTGCGAAGAGGGGATCGGTTGCCTCGAAAACTACAAAAAAGAATGGGACGACAAGCGCGGCTGCTGGAAAAACAACCCGCTCCATGACTGGACCTCTCACGGCTCCGACGCATTCCGGTACTTCGCTGTCGCGAAGAGCGCCAGGAAGCCGGCCACCAAAATCAGAATGGGATTTGCACGCTGA
- a CDS encoding Arc family DNA-binding protein translates to MSREDSQFKLRMPPDLREKIEDAAREAKRSLNAEIIARLEDSVFEAMPVPELLPASRAKELSAKARRNLSQTLREVLLEDLNEAVSRGLSSTTVELVGYNLDSMTSDERDEIFGGIEQELTSAGYEISWGGDVIVVSF, encoded by the coding sequence ATGAGTAGAGAAGATTCGCAGTTCAAATTACGCATGCCTCCAGATCTCCGAGAAAAAATCGAAGACGCTGCTAGAGAGGCAAAACGTTCCCTAAATGCGGAGATAATCGCTCGCCTCGAAGACAGCGTCTTTGAAGCGATGCCGGTTCCTGAATTATTACCAGCCAGCAGAGCGAAGGAGCTATCCGCGAAAGCTCGCCGCAACCTCTCTCAAACACTCCGAGAAGTACTACTGGAAGATCTCAACGAAGCAGTCTCTCGAGGGCTCAGCAGCACAACAGTAGAGCTAGTCGGGTACAACCTGGACTCCATGACCTCGGACGAGCGTGATGAGATCTTCGGAGGGATCGAACAGGAATTAACGAGTGCCGGCTATGAGATTTCCTGGGGCGGTGATGTAATCGTCGTATCATTTTGA